The following are from one region of the Acidimicrobiia bacterium genome:
- a CDS encoding Sua5/YciO/YrdC/YwlC family protein, translating to MGEDETEEHEVARPPVVDAGDAKVATALADGAVVAVPGVGGYALAVRVGTPGAEARLVAMAADPDGPHYAVGQRDDVRALTSGWSDEIASLLDRCWPGPVDVFLPRALPVTETDDGGLDGVDDADGADGAESDEADANGSSEVSAVSEPGDADSGGWAVTVGMPDGRALRRLCKEHGPWRTIPLNYNEATEVANAFDVADVVLVVDGGRRDGEPPTLVDATVSPVRVLREGALPSNFIDATMAMGGRKRWFGRSRSKQD from the coding sequence ATGGGGGAGGACGAAACGGAGGAGCACGAGGTGGCGAGGCCACCTGTCGTCGATGCCGGTGACGCGAAGGTCGCCACCGCGTTGGCCGATGGCGCCGTTGTTGCCGTGCCCGGCGTCGGCGGGTATGCCCTTGCAGTGCGCGTCGGGACACCGGGTGCCGAGGCACGGCTCGTGGCCATGGCGGCCGACCCCGACGGACCGCACTACGCGGTCGGCCAGCGCGACGACGTGCGCGCGCTCACCTCGGGCTGGAGCGACGAGATCGCAAGCCTGCTCGATCGGTGCTGGCCCGGTCCGGTCGACGTCTTCCTGCCCCGTGCGCTGCCGGTCACGGAGACTGACGATGGCGGTCTCGATGGCGTCGACGATGCAGACGGTGCCGACGGTGCCGAATCGGACGAGGCCGACGCCAATGGCAGCAGCGAGGTGAGCGCGGTGAGCGAGCCCGGCGACGCGGACAGCGGCGGGTGGGCCGTCACGGTGGGGATGCCCGACGGCCGGGCGCTGCGGCGTCTCTGCAAAGAGCACGGTCCGTGGCGGACCATCCCCCTCAATTACAACGAGGCGACCGAAGTGGCCAACGCGTTCGACGTGGCCGACGTCGTGCTCGTCGTCGACGGTGGCCGTCGCGACGGTGAGCCGCCGACGCTCGTGGACGCAACCGTGTCCCCGGTCCGCGTCTTGCGTGAGGGGGCGCTGCCCTCCAACTTCATCGACGCCACCATGGCCATGGGGGGGCGGAAACGCTGGTTCGGTCGCTCGCGATCGAAACAGGACTGA